Proteins from one Thermococcus sp. M36 genomic window:
- a CDS encoding thioredoxin family protein: MIVEYDGKFNFRDGKVVLWFSIPGCPPCRIVESFMEELSAEFPEITVVHVNADEWNGLVNEFEIFNVPTLVYLKDGKEVARQNLIRSKAEVLVKFEELGRV; encoded by the coding sequence TTGATAGTGGAGTATGACGGAAAGTTTAACTTCAGGGACGGAAAAGTCGTGCTGTGGTTCTCCATCCCGGGCTGTCCACCATGCAGAATAGTCGAGAGCTTCATGGAAGAGCTCAGTGCGGAGTTCCCGGAGATTACCGTGGTTCACGTAAACGCGGACGAGTGGAACGGGCTGGTGAACGAGTTCGAGATATTCAACGTCCCGACACTGGTCTACCTTAAGGACGGAAAAGAAGTGGCCAGGCAGAACCTGATACGGAGCAAGGCAGAGGTGCTGGTGAAGTTTGAGGAGCTGGGGAGGGTCTGA
- a CDS encoding peroxiredoxin — protein MGLFEVQVLDEDGKEVTLGDVLNSKWTVLYVYPKDNTPGCTTEAKEFTELLPEFEKLGFQVIGVSKDSVRSHRNFKEKHGLKIKLLSDPNAELIKALGAWGKKKRYGKEYEGVIRSTFIFNPNGEIVWKKINVRARGHAAKVLEEAKKLAEKS, from the coding sequence ATGGGCCTCTTTGAAGTTCAGGTTTTGGATGAGGACGGAAAAGAGGTAACCCTCGGGGATGTCCTGAACAGTAAGTGGACGGTGCTCTACGTTTATCCGAAGGACAACACGCCCGGCTGCACGACCGAGGCAAAGGAGTTCACGGAGCTCCTCCCGGAGTTCGAGAAGCTCGGCTTTCAGGTGATTGGTGTTTCTAAGGACTCAGTGAGAAGCCACAGGAACTTCAAGGAGAAGCACGGCCTAAAGATAAAGCTCCTCAGCGACCCGAACGCCGAACTGATTAAAGCGTTGGGCGCATGGGGCAAAAAGAAACGCTACGGGAAGGAGTACGAGGGGGTCATAAGGAGCACCTTCATCTTTAACCCCAATGGAGAAATCGTCTGGAAGAAGATCAACGTCCGCGCCAGGGGCCACGCGGCGAAGGTTCTGGAAGAAGCCAAAAAACTCGCGGAGAAATCCTAG
- a CDS encoding TIGR04140 family protein: protein MRRELITAIPPAEIGAILEKSGAEVKIEIGEAEPFHGMPRYRLTIEGTEEEIERFMETLRLARAGG from the coding sequence ATGAGAAGGGAACTCATAACTGCCATCCCCCCGGCGGAGATTGGAGCCATCCTGGAGAAGTCCGGGGCAGAGGTAAAGATTGAGATAGGGGAAGCAGAGCCCTTCCACGGCATGCCCCGGTACAGGCTCACCATCGAGGGAACCGAGGAGGAAATCGAGAGGTTTATGGAGACGCTCAGGCTCGCGAGGGCAGGGGGTTAG
- the pyk gene encoding pyruvate kinase, which produces MRLPSHKTKIIATIGPASLSRSTIEAMIKAGMSVARINFAHGDEEQHEKTIELIRKSSERLKRPVAILGDLPGVKIRVGEIQNGSVVLRRWQTVTLTTRDIVGNEAEIPVQFKEFPKMVSKGDIIYLSDGFIALRVEDVRGTDVVCKVLVGGTLFSHKGINVPNARMAIDAVTKRDLELIEFAIEHGVDAIGISFVGSAYDVIKVRRFVEEKGGDMFIIAKIERPDAVRNFDDILCAADGIMIARGDLGVEMPIEKLPVLQKKLIHKANIAGKPVITATQMLESMTEEKLPTRAEVTDVANAILDGTDAVMLSEETAVGKYPVDTVRMMAKIAKTTEAYRDSQWSTRVMEWKMKGWSEKGPKKGTIKDTIARSIIEALNSIDIKYILTPTRTGETARLISRFKPKQWILAFATDERVARRLMFSYGVYPFVVNETTEEEILMLIKGLALVRDGDTVLLTKGTPIGKTVGTNTIRIFTV; this is translated from the coding sequence ATGAGGCTGCCGTCCCACAAGACAAAGATAATAGCCACGATAGGCCCCGCATCACTCAGCAGGAGCACCATAGAGGCCATGATAAAGGCTGGGATGAGTGTCGCCAGGATAAACTTTGCCCACGGCGATGAAGAGCAGCACGAGAAAACCATAGAACTCATAAGGAAGTCGTCCGAAAGGCTCAAGCGCCCCGTGGCAATCCTAGGCGATCTCCCGGGGGTTAAAATACGCGTTGGGGAGATACAGAACGGTTCCGTTGTTCTCAGGCGCTGGCAGACTGTAACCCTCACCACGAGGGACATAGTGGGAAATGAGGCTGAAATCCCGGTTCAGTTCAAGGAATTTCCCAAAATGGTCTCCAAAGGCGACATAATATACCTGAGCGACGGGTTCATAGCCCTCCGGGTCGAGGATGTTAGGGGCACCGACGTCGTGTGTAAGGTTCTCGTTGGGGGAACCCTCTTCTCCCACAAGGGCATAAACGTCCCAAACGCCAGAATGGCCATAGACGCTGTTACCAAAAGGGATCTAGAGCTGATAGAATTTGCCATCGAGCACGGAGTGGACGCAATAGGCATAAGCTTCGTGGGTTCCGCGTATGACGTCATTAAAGTCAGGAGGTTTGTCGAAGAGAAGGGGGGCGACATGTTCATCATCGCCAAGATTGAGAGGCCTGACGCCGTCAGGAACTTTGACGACATACTGTGCGCCGCCGACGGGATAATGATAGCCCGCGGGGACCTCGGAGTCGAGATGCCCATCGAAAAGCTGCCGGTTCTTCAGAAGAAGTTGATACACAAGGCCAACATCGCCGGAAAGCCCGTGATAACCGCGACGCAGATGCTCGAAAGCATGACCGAGGAGAAGCTTCCCACAAGGGCAGAAGTTACGGACGTCGCCAACGCCATCCTCGACGGCACCGATGCCGTCATGCTCTCCGAGGAGACCGCCGTCGGAAAGTATCCCGTGGACACGGTAAGGATGATGGCCAAGATCGCAAAGACCACAGAGGCCTACAGGGACTCCCAGTGGTCCACCAGGGTAATGGAATGGAAGATGAAGGGCTGGAGCGAGAAGGGCCCCAAGAAGGGCACAATAAAGGACACAATAGCCCGGAGCATAATAGAGGCCCTCAACTCGATAGACATCAAGTACATCCTCACCCCAACGAGAACCGGGGAGACCGCCCGGCTGATATCACGCTTCAAGCCCAAGCAGTGGATACTGGCGTTTGCCACCGACGAAAGGGTGGCCAGAAGGCTCATGTTCTCCTACGGGGTCTACCCCTTCGTCGTTAACGAGACCACCGAAGAAGAAATCCTGATGCTGATAAAAGGCCTGGCGCTTGTAAGGGACGGGGACACCGTCCTCCTGACCAAGGGCACCCCCATAGGGAAGACTGTCGGGACGAACACGATAAGGATATTTACCGTGTAG